The proteins below are encoded in one region of Aquisphaera giovannonii:
- a CDS encoding metallophosphoesterase family protein: MLIGLFSDTHDQVERARAAVRQFRDAGARAIIHCGDLTTPAVVEACEGIPGYFVFGNCDYDRAALAAAIGRIGGTCLGDGGLVTLADRRIAVTHGHLDAEVRRLTAERPDYLFYGHTHRREDAMRGPTRWINPGALHRANPWTMATLDLASSRLEMLTICN; encoded by the coding sequence ATGCTCATCGGACTCTTCTCGGACACCCACGACCAGGTCGAACGCGCCCGCGCCGCCGTCCGCCAATTCCGCGACGCGGGCGCCCGGGCCATCATCCACTGCGGCGACCTGACCACGCCCGCGGTCGTGGAGGCCTGCGAGGGCATCCCGGGCTATTTCGTCTTCGGGAATTGCGACTACGACCGGGCCGCCCTGGCCGCGGCCATCGGCCGCATCGGCGGGACCTGCCTGGGCGACGGCGGGCTCGTCACCCTGGCCGACCGTCGGATCGCCGTGACCCACGGGCACCTCGACGCCGAGGTCCGCCGGCTGACGGCCGAGCGGCCCGATTACCTCTTCTACGGCCATACCCACCGCCGCGAGGACGCCATGAGGGGGCCCACGCGCTGGATCAACCCGGGGGCCCTTCACCGGGCTAACCCGTGGACGATGGCGACCCTGGACCTCGCTTCGAGCCGGCTGGAAATGTTGACAATCTGCAACTGA